A stretch of Gallus gallus isolate bGalGal1 chromosome 2, bGalGal1.mat.broiler.GRCg7b, whole genome shotgun sequence DNA encodes these proteins:
- the LOC101750761 gene encoding translation initiation factor IF-2-like isoform X2, which yields MAGARAPPAASRPSPLPARPRAAPAGRRSRGRPRRRAGGRRPRERASGPPPPGSGLDRRCELPTMDPAGLGAASVPTGPGSGRMANEQRAAPTMHRDGRRRGGGARAGGGRAAGKEGGKRGAAGRARQLRRVTSPAPPRPPRGDERGARPLALLGRPPREGPRWLPSPAHARGARGSRWRPRPRGGGLLPRPHGAGGGGAAVGAGGLGGSRDGAAGAGGGSACGTVRRGASPARAAVAAAHVRRVPTRPAALGPLSAGRAKRGRPGRFGGGGGAGPRSAALLGRPSFRAVVYGTVRWSVCSENRPFWPRAEP from the exons ATGGCGGGCGCGCGCGCGCCCCCCGCCGCCTCGCGCCCCtcgccgctccccgcccggccGAGGGCTGCGCCCGCGGGAAGGAGGAGCCGCGGCCGCCCGAGGAGAagggcgggggggcggcggccgaGAGAACGCGCGTCcgggccccccccccccggctccggCCTAGATCGCCGCTGCGAGCTGCCCACAATGGATCCGGCCGGGCTCGGCGCCGCTTCCGTCCCGACAGGCCCCGGATCGGGTCGAATGGCAAATGAACAACGGGCGGCTCCCACAATGCACCGGGACGGCCGCCGCAGGGGAGGGGGAGCGCGAgcggggggcgggcgggcggccgggaaggagggggggaagcggggggcagcggggcgggcGCGACAGCTGCGGCGCGTCAcgagccccgccccgccccgcccacCGCGCGGCGACGAGAGGGGTGCGCGCCCCCTCGCCCTTCTCGGCCGTCCGCCTCGCGAGGGGCCGCGGTGGCTCCCTTCGCCCGCGCACGCGCGGGGGGCCCGCGGCTCTCGGTGGCGGCCGCgcccgcggggcggggggctgctGCCTCGGCCGCACGgagccgggggcggcggggcggccgtCGGTGCCGGCGGGCTCGGCGGGAGCCGCGACGGAGCGGCCGGCGCTGGCGGCGGCAGCGCGTGCGGGACCGTTAGGCGCGGCGCGAGCCCGGCGCGTGCGGCGGTGGCGGCCGCGCACGTGCGGCGCGTCCCGACCCGACCGGCGGCGCTGGGGCCGCTCTCGGCGGGAAGGGCGAAGCGCGGCCGGCCCGGCCGGttcgggggaggggggggtgctGGGCCGCGCTCCGCCGCGCTCCTCGGGCGCCCCTCCTTTAGGGCCGTCGTTTACGGGACCGTCAGATGGTCGGTTTGCTCAGAAAACCGTCCGTTCTGGCCGCGAGCAG AGCCCTGA
- the LOC101750761 gene encoding translation initiation factor IF-2-like isoform X1, translated as MAGARAPPAASRPSPLPARPRAAPAGRRSRGRPRRRAGGRRPRERASGPPPPGSGLDRRCELPTMDPAGLGAASVPTGPGSGRMANEQRAAPTMHRDGRRRGGGARAGGGRAAGKEGGKRGAAGRARQLRRVTSPAPPRPPRGDERGARPLALLGRPPREGPRWLPSPAHARGARGSRWRPRPRGGGLLPRPHGAGGGGAAVGAGGLGGSRDGAAGAGGGSACGTVRRGASPARAAVAAAHVRRVPTRPAALGPLSAGRAKRGRPGRFGGGGGAGPRSAALLGRPSFRAVVYGTVRWSVCSENRPFWPRAERPTNLPRFTDKNW; from the exons ATGGCGGGCGCGCGCGCGCCCCCCGCCGCCTCGCGCCCCtcgccgctccccgcccggccGAGGGCTGCGCCCGCGGGAAGGAGGAGCCGCGGCCGCCCGAGGAGAagggcgggggggcggcggccgaGAGAACGCGCGTCcgggccccccccccccggctccggCCTAGATCGCCGCTGCGAGCTGCCCACAATGGATCCGGCCGGGCTCGGCGCCGCTTCCGTCCCGACAGGCCCCGGATCGGGTCGAATGGCAAATGAACAACGGGCGGCTCCCACAATGCACCGGGACGGCCGCCGCAGGGGAGGGGGAGCGCGAgcggggggcgggcgggcggccgggaaggagggggggaagcggggggcagcggggcgggcGCGACAGCTGCGGCGCGTCAcgagccccgccccgccccgcccacCGCGCGGCGACGAGAGGGGTGCGCGCCCCCTCGCCCTTCTCGGCCGTCCGCCTCGCGAGGGGCCGCGGTGGCTCCCTTCGCCCGCGCACGCGCGGGGGGCCCGCGGCTCTCGGTGGCGGCCGCgcccgcggggcggggggctgctGCCTCGGCCGCACGgagccgggggcggcggggcggccgtCGGTGCCGGCGGGCTCGGCGGGAGCCGCGACGGAGCGGCCGGCGCTGGCGGCGGCAGCGCGTGCGGGACCGTTAGGCGCGGCGCGAGCCCGGCGCGTGCGGCGGTGGCGGCCGCGCACGTGCGGCGCGTCCCGACCCGACCGGCGGCGCTGGGGCCGCTCTCGGCGGGAAGGGCGAAGCGCGGCCGGCCCGGCCGGttcgggggaggggggggtgctGGGCCGCGCTCCGCCGCGCTCCTCGGGCGCCCCTCCTTTAGGGCCGTCGTTTACGGGACCGTCAGATGGTCGGTTTGCTCAGAAAACCGTCCGTTCTGGCCGCGAGCAG AAAGACCTACAAATCTCCCACGGTTCACTGACAAAAATTGGTAA